From Gadus macrocephalus chromosome 16, ASM3116895v1:
CCCTTgctcttctttctcttcctaCCCTAAAATCACCCCCATCACTCTCTACCTCCCGGTCACTAATGGACCGCCTGCCTTCATCCCTCTCTACGTCAAGTCGCTGTTCTGACGAGCTCCGCTTAGAGGTGCCACTTGTGGAAAAACACGGCACACCCAAGGTGGATTTgtcagagttggagaaggattTAGCACGCCGCAGGGTAGCGGTTAGATCCTTTAGAGTCGGGCGACACCCAGACTGGTTGCCAAGACTATGTGACCCCCGTCTGTACAACGTTGACCTCTCCTCAGCACCACTGGGCTTCTCTCCTCCAACTTTACGCACCCTGAGATCTGATAGGTCCGTTTTCAGGAAGCTGAGGAGAGTCATCGTATCCGAGGCAATATCAGGGTTGGACATAGAGATTCTATGCTTTGTTTTGTCCTCCGTTATTTCTCTCCCAGCGAATGTTCTTCTGAATACCGTGGACCCAGCCCCTTGACCCGTATCTGGCACGGGCCCTTCCCTTTGCGGTGTGGTGGAAGGGGGGGTGACTGTCGGGACAACCTGGGGGCGTACCCACACAGGTGCACGGGAGAAGTTGTCCCCATGTCCAAAGCTTGGGGAGCGATACATGGTAGAGTTCCCATGGTAGGTTTTACTCTGCATAGACGAGATGGACACATTGGAGCTCATGGTGTTGTGGACTTGTGCTCGGTGTCCACGCCtggcctgcttctcctccttgaGCGTCTCTGTACTAGAGCACCGGCTACTGCTCTGGGAGCCGCCAGGACTGGTGAAGGAGGGAATGTTGACCTTTGACACGCGTGACACACCAGGAAGCGGCGTGGCCATCGATGGCGCGCAAAGGCACTCCCATCGCTGCGCCAGCCTTCGGGAATTACTTGCAACGGGTTCTTTTTTCTTCCGGCTCGGGAAAGGACTTCCTGACTGATGGTGGTGAGGCTCCAACTGTTCCATGGTCATGCCTGTTTCGCTGTCGCTGTCTTCTGACTCACCATCACGATCGTTGTTGCATCGGCCCGACGGCAGTAAAACCTTCTTCTTCTTACGCAGCGAGCGCCGGCGCACCGCGTCTCGGCTGGGCGGTCCTAAATTCTCCGCGCTGTCCTCCTCGCTGCCGGAAGATCTACCGACGCTCTTGCCCACGCACCATCCATGTTTACCGCGGTAGAAACTGCTTCCTTGTTCTTCAACCCCCCAGCCTCCTCTAATGGAGGTAGAGGGCAAAGGGCCACAGGACGCACTCCGGCCTACACCTCTCCCTCTACCTTTCCTgatgtgctcctcctcctcctctccggaaCTAAACCTGTAGCGCAGGCTGGAGATTATGCTGATGGGGGCGTCTACCTTGGAGGAGGGAGCTGCAGTTGAGGAGGCAAGGGCTGGATTTAGtggaaagggggaggaggtggtggtggtggtggaggaggtgggggctgGTGTTCTGGAGGAGCTATTTGAAGAATGTAAACTATCCCTGGGCAGCCCgaccccctgtctctcccttctctccctcggCTGTTTAACAACAGAGGAGGTGGCTTTGCCCAACGGACCACTCTGAGGAGAAGGAGTAGGCGCAGGAAAATGAaggtcagggtcggggtcagATGTCAGAAGTGTTGTCCTGGAGGTCCTCCAAGCAGGCTCTCTGTCGCAGTTAGGACTCGGGGCTCTGTGCGTAGGCTGGTCGACTCTTAAAGAGCGTCCACTACTGCTGTCTTGAAAAATGGATTTGCTCGTATTAATATTACTATGCGTTTCTAAATCTAACTCCTTTTCATTTGGGTCTTGCTGTAGGTCAGGATCAGAAAAGAAGTCCATTTCCTTTTCTAATCTCCTATTTGCTTTAAGTATATTCCCGGCCGCCCCACTATTTATTCTAGCCGGAGCTCCAAGTTTGAAGTGTTGTTTTTCTGGAAGGAAAAGGCTACTTGCTTCGTTACCAGAGCTACTAGCTGAATGCTTGTCACTTTTGTCTGAGAGAGAGGCAGTATCCTTAGTGCTAAACTGAAAGTTAAGCCCCGTTTTTAATTTCTCTTCAGGTTCATTAGTCGTCTTGGGCTGCTGTGCAGAACGGGTTTGTCTTTCACTGAAAATTTGCCGGATCTTTGTGACGCTTGGCCAGTGGTCAGAATGGACTGGAATAAACTCACCGTGGCGCGTTGACAAATAACTCCTTTGAGATTTGCAAGCTGGAGGAGTCTCTTCGGTAGTTGAAACATCCTCAGACCGATCCGTTGTCAAAGCCTTCTTAATATCAGACGAGCGCGGGTGGACCTTTGTGTAATCTCTCTTACTTGTACTACTTCTACGCTCGGTTGACAGCTTTGAACACATCCATTTTTGGTTTGCCTTCTCTGAGTCCGACCCTGAGAAAGAGTCTGTGCCAGGGTTTAACTTTTCCCCCGCATCTTTAAGTTCAGCAGGAATGTTAGCAGAGTCAATATTGTGAATACACCCACTGCTAATATCTTCATGAAAAGATGAACGCAGGGGTGAAGGGTCTTTCCTCGTGCCTTTGGCTTGGGGCAGGGTCGCTCTTCCTTCGGTCACCCTGCTATCGCCTGAGGCGGTGATCTGCGTTCCAGCAGAGCCAGCGCTGCTGAACTTCTGTGTGAGCTGGCGAATGGAcggggaaagagaggagagaggagtggaggagccTCGGTCTGCGGTGGGGAGGCCGGCGCTGGTCGCAGTGATTTTGGAAACTTTTCTTGAAACGCCAACATTACGCGTCGCCAAGGGTTCCACTTTCTCAGCCGTGCATTGCtccgtagtagtagtagtagtagtggtagcgGTGGTCGACAAAGGGGGAAGGGCGACGCCACAAGCATCCAAATCCTTTGATTTAACTTGCCTATCGttacggctgctgctgctgttgacacTCCAAGACTCCAACTTTTTGAACGAGACACTACGACACACGGCCGCGTTTTTCTTCCCGTCTTCTCTTTTTGCCATTGTTCATTTCGTTCCTGGTGATTAAATCCACATTCTTGTTTCATTGATGAGGCGAGTCAAGTTGACTACGGTCCATTCCACCGCATAAAGCCGTACAAAACAGAGTTGTCCCTTCAATAATTGGATTATTGGAACGAGGCCAGCCAAGAGAGAGAGCTGTTTTAAAGTTAAAGAGCAaagttaaatattaaatatgggGTCAAAAACTTACACGCTTTTGGTCCCAAAATGCATCCAAGCACGAGGAAGAAAGGACTCGAAGTTTATCCAAACTGTCCCCGGTCCAACCTGTGCACAAGCAACTCTTTCATTGTTTACTCCCTCCATGTTCAAATCGTTGTCCCATTTCAAAGTCCACAGGCCCGGGGGCGCCAGGTATCCTTTACTGTAGTGCTCGAATGGTACTGAACTCCTTATTTTGACATTATTTGGTTTTCCGTGACTTAATGTTTTTGCATGCTAATGCATGAGATAGGGCAGGGGTGGGCGGGACTAGGGTTGCAGGGGCTGTCATAGCCCCCTTGGGGATAGAGAGGAAAAGCATTTCTTTTTGATGGGCGAAGTCAGATACTGTGTGTGGACAAACCAAAAATAATTATAGCCCCAGGGCCCAAGGAAGTCTCACAGACAGCAAGGCCCTTTATTTGAGAAGAGCAGAGGTTCGTGCAGGCCTGTTTGTTCATCTATTTCGATAGTGTTCTGCAACGGTGGCTCGTATAGGGAAACATTTGTGTCGTTAGGTAAAAGTGTGCAAGTGTTTCTTTGTGGCCCTCTAGCTGATTCGTTGATTATCTTCTGTCAGAGTAAGAAATAGTTGACAGCAGCAGGGGGTGCTCAAAGTACAAAGTACATGTCAGACAAGTAGATGTGTCTGTGCTCTATTATGTAGTTCTAATGTGACTGTATTATAATCATTATAATGGTACATAACCTAATAAACTATAGGCTAAAGTTTAGTGTCCACATCATATGCCTAATTGCCATAGCCCTTCTAACAATGATGTCCCACATAGTATAACCTCTTCATCACGAGGCCTATTTCtgtttcttctgaaaaatgacATATCCAAAGTGAATAGAGTATATCTCCCCAATCTAATAGTGGCACCAAAAGAAAGATAATACCTGtgagattgttgtgcaagtgaatcATTCAACGTGGATactacttggttaaagtgaataaagctagAATACAGCATAAGTGAAACTTTAGATGACAGTAGAATCTTGAGAACCCATTGTACACTTGTGACACTTGACCCATCTAACGGTGGCTATGGTCTATATTAATCCTATCCAAGAATGCACTTCTCACTAAGATGCAAGGATGGCTATATAGAGTATAGCCATGGCTCGAGAGTTGCAGTAATGCAAAATCCTAAATACAACGTAAGTATACATAGGCTTTTCGTTTTGCCTTGACTCGCATTAGAAACACTCTGGTCCTTTCAAACACATCAATGTTGCCCCATAATGATAAATAATTTCAGGATTAATTTCTCAACAATGACACATTGGGATGTGAGGTCACAATTTACAAGCCCTATACACATCATTGTAACTAACCAGGTACATGTAAGTCACTCAAAGTCTACATTTAGTATGCATTTTCTTTAATGAAAGTAAGGGACACAGAGAACATGAATTCTGGTGTCTATTTAAATctacataaaaaaacatacattttggaTATTACAGCTACTCATTAGTAATGTACAAATCAAACTAGAACCTAAAAAATATGTTgtcattatattttattctgaaTCGTTACAAAAATATAATATCTGAAAAGAATAATACTCTTATATAGAAACTCTAAATGTGGCTGGAATGGTGCACACGCaagcacccccacacacacacacacacacacacacacacacacacacacacacacacagtctttcaATCTGACAGCATTCTTAATCACTGTAATGCGTTCGAGGAATCCCACACATTCACAgtatttatgaaataaatatatatattaaatattctgATTCTCATGCCTTATATTGGAAGCTGCCCGACTGTATAAGGTATATTATTTTGGTTTAGTAAACATGCggttatatctataaatatatatatttataagtaGTAGATACATCTTTTGGCATGTTTTTTTGGATCTATGGGTGAACCATCCTGTTTTAGTGATAACTTGTCTTAAGGTTAGTTCAGTTCCTGATCCAAgagatatttattatttaactgaCACTTGTATCCAAAGTTACATGCAGTGTTTAATTTTTTAGATGCATAACATTTTTGATAGACTTTGGATATTGGGGTTTGGAGAACCTTTGCATGTGAGCCTAGTCATTGGCTGAAGCCATAAAACATAATCCCTACTTTCATATTCATTAACTTTGCATCTCATGCAAGATAATATAAAACAGGACAACTTTTTTATTCTCTTAGGCTCGGGAGCATTTTTCTACAAGCATGGCATTTGACTGCAGCATTGTCATTGATTGTGAGAGAACCAGAATATATCTCATATGCAAGGTTGGAAAACGTATTCATAGCGAAACCTCATGGTTTATAACCTAAAAATCTCTTTCAAAAGCGCAGTGCGTCTTTCCATTCTGTCAGTATGAacaacatgtacacaaacaGGAGGAAGGAAACTTCTGTTTCATGGGAaggtctctctcacacacacacacacacacacacacacacacacacacacacacacacacacacacacacacacacacacacacacacacacacacacacacacacacacacacacacacacacacacacaggaagaggaaaACCACAGGGGTCAGCCTAAACTCAAACCCCCATCTCCTTCCCTTCTAAGCAGTCTAGATTTCAgtcacatattcacacacgTTTTTTGTTCACATTAAAATCAAGGGATGCATCCGACTGCATCAGACAAAAACAAGTCAGGTTGGTATCAATTCAACTCAACCATGACCACCAGAGGCTTCCAATTTAGAAATAGCGGGTCAGGTATGTAGTTGTACTACAGCGCCAAGGAACAAATACGCCCTCTGGTGGTCAGAACACGGAAGTGGCAGTCCATGCCTGCATCTAACGTTATACATATATTGATCATTTAAATCTCCCTTCTTATATCATCATGGTGTTCAGATCTTCCATATATTTCCCCCTAGCCCTGGCAGAATACCAGCCATACGCAGAACTCCATACCACCTGGGTCACGGCGTGGTTGAAGGAGCGGTGCTAAACTGTCCCTGGTTCTGGGATCGGACCGCACTGGACACAGTCACACGCTGGTGCCCTTGTCCTTGAGCATGGTGACCCTGCGCAGCAGCCGGCGGGTGCTCTGGCGGTAGCGCGGCTGGGTGAAGTAGAAGAGGATGGGGTCCAGCACGCTGTTCATGCTGGCGAAGGGCCGCGTGCACTTGTACACCACGGAGAAGAGGTTGCGCGTGGCGCAGGGCGCGCCGGGCAGCGTGCGCACCAGCAGGTACAGTGTCTTGGTGAGGTGGAAGGGCAGGAAGCTGACGgcgaacaccaccaccaccaccacgatcaTGCGCACCGCCTTGTCCCGCTTCtcgctcgccgccgccgcccccgacACGCCCTGGTAGGCGGCGGGCCGGCAGAGGAGCCGGGCCATGCGGCAGTAGCACGCCGTCACGGCCAGGAAGGGCAGCGCGAAGCCCAGGCAGGTGAGCGCCATGCCGTAGGGGTAGTAGTCGAGGGAGCGGTCGGGCCGGCTCATGTCGTAGCACACGGTGCGGTTCCTCTGGGTGCCCGTGGCGGCGAAGTGGAAGGTGGGGGCGCAGAGGAGGGCCACCACCAGCCACACCCCGAAGCAGACGATCCAGGCCAGCCGCCGGCCGCCCTCCTTGTGCCAGCTGGCCAGGGGGTGGCAGATGCCCACGTACCTCTGCAGGCTGATGCAGGTGAGGAAGAAGATGCTCCCGTGCATGTTGCTACGGAGGACCGAAAGGTGGAAGCAAGTTAGTACATATGGTTCTCTGCTCAATGAATTACGTAACACAATAGATGAACAACACTGTCTTAATATGTGTGAGCGTGTCTTAATAACCCTGACCCCGGTCATTAAGCAATAACATAGAACAGCCATAGTTAGAACACACTACAGCTGTTGTGATAATTAAGCATCATGTGTGTAAACAAACAGGCTGAAAAAAGACTAGGGCAGGGAAAGTTAGAGAGAGGAAGTACTTCAAAGTATTGAGGGTTTGGTTGATGCTTTTGATTTGTGACTCAGCCGGGTGTGTAATCATACTAATCATAAGACATCAAGCATTAATACTAACAACACGAGCACATACATCATGCTAAAAATGAGAATCGCCTTCCACCACCAAGTATGTACATTTAAGAGCTCATAGGAAAGATGAATAAGAAAGAAATATCAGGATGTTGACCTTGAGCAAAACCTACAAAGAAGCACGTTAGAACCCCTCACCTGTAGAACTGGAAGCGCACCATTTTGCAGGCAAGCTCACCAAAGGGCCAATAGTCATGGCTGGCATAGTTGTATATCAGcagaggaagtgacatcacgTACAGGAAGTCTGCCATGGCCAGGttgagcatgtagatgttgttGCGTGACAGGTTGGGGCGCAGCCTCCATATCTTCAGAACGACGGCCGAGTTCAGAGGCAGGCCGATGAGGAAGACGAGGCTGTAGACGGCAGGAAGAAGGATGCGCTTGAAGTCCTCCTTGTAGGTGCACCGCGGGCTGCTCGGCCGGCTGACGTTGCTGTCGACCAACGTCAGCCCCTCCAACGCTGAGGCCACTGTGGGCTCCAGCTCCAGACCCAGGTAGAAGCTGGAGAAGGGAAGGAGACCCAGGAAGGAGGACTCCGTGGAtaggtgtgtggtggtgggcaTGGTGGTTCCTTTCACATTCTGGAGGAAGTCCGGGAGGGCAGGAGGGCGGGTAGGAGATACAATGTGATTAAGTGGTTACTAAACAGAGAAAATCATTATTGGTGGCATAATATAAATCTAGAGGATAAATTTAATAGGATAAACCTGAATTAAATAACGGGCTGGACTTATCATAGTTAATTCAAGGGCCCACAATAATAACTAACTCACAAGCAAACAGATTGCTCTAGTTTTAAGCAACAGCCCTGAATCTTAAAATGATTGAATATTCAAACTGGACTGTCAGATCATAACCTGATCATCATGGTCAGGAAGATGAATAGGAAGCGATTGAAGGCTGATACTCTGTGGCTGACACTGCCCAGGGTTTCTCAGTTAACTCCGAGAATATACCCAGAAACTAGTGTAAAACCTGCCTTTACCATAAAAAAACATCAATGAACCAGaagtcatgaaaagcatcaggTCAGTCAAACTTTCATgaccaaaatatatttttgggatGGATACAACTATGCTAAAATACCTTTGTTCAGAACTAGCTCATCCAATTACTTCTATCATTTACCTCTCCTCAGCCCGTTCTCAAATGCCTTGAAATTTTCTTTTGTCCAATCTTCAAATCTGTTGACCCACTTTCCATATGTAATTGAAGGCCAATCAGCATTTACCTAACGGTATCCAAAGCTGCTGAGAAACGGGTAGCTGAGCAGATAATTTTCCATCTTAAAACTGCTCTGCGCACCAGCCGATGCAGTTTTCACGctaattctttatttttctcagTTAATCTTTTGAAACCTTCAATCAGAAAGCTCTCCTTGCTAAGCTATCCCTAAATCCTTTCAATGGTGCAGTGAAATTGGTGGAATCATGCATTATTAAATGGTCTTAATCAGTTGCCATAAATAATCATCAATCCAAGTCACTGCAGTTGCCTACGGGTTTCCCGTAATGATCTATTCTTGGGCCACTCCTATTTAGTAAACACATAACTGACCATCAATCTGTTTGTTCTGAAGTTGAAACCCTACTGTACACAGACAACACTGTTATACTTGTACTTGGCAGAACCAAAGCAGATGTTGCTTGCGAATAAGCTCACATTCTGGAGGAAGTCCGGGAGGGCAGGAGGGCGGGTAGGATTGAGCGttgtgagcgttctggcgccgattggctgccgtgcatcacccaagtgggtgctacatattggtggtggttagtgaggtcccccttcactttaggcgtctttgagtgttattcattattattattcttcatgtttaacctctgttttccttttattcctagtctgttttacatagttttgaatgatggctatatgctctgtaaggtgaccttgggtgtcttgaaaggcgcctctaaattaaatgtattattattattattattacaagttTAATGGCTGGTCAAAGAATGGCTTTAAAAGTGCCGCCTCCAAATACTGTGTCGAAAACAGTTAGCTGTTTAAGACACGTGTTGTAGTGCAAAACCATTTGAACCACTAATGAACCTTGCAGAAGCAACTGAAGGTTGTGAGCCAATTCAAATATCTTGGGGTGTGAATTGACTCTAACCTCTCCTTTAAATCACAtgttaaaataatgtaaaaggGTCAGGATTAATCTTGCAGATATTCGATTCATTACTCACATTTCTACAAAGGCTACCAATATTTTTCTCCCTTCTATGATTTTCACTCATCGGAACTAATGTTTAAAAAACTTCACTGGCCAACCATCGTCGCTGAAACCACTTGAATCTCTATAAACCAAGGGTATCAATCCAGGCACTTCCATTTCTGCCCAATCCATACAAATATGCGAGATGTTAAATTGGGATCATCTTATGAAAATGCAAACCTGTGCTTGATATTGTCACCCATGACTTAGATCTTTAGCCTGGTATGTCACAGGTTCAAGAGAGTGGAATAATCTAGACTAAAAGttatcaatcaaaacaacagttGATTATTCCATACACATGTTGTACAAGTAGTTTATCTGCATATGTTTGTCTATATTTATATGTGTTAGCAATCATTCTATGTGTGTATGCTTTTACTGTTTTTAACACCTGTGTGTCCTTTTCCAATGTTGAAGCTGCATGCTTTGCTATTGCTACAATGTATTTTGTGAAGACTTTTTTAACACATTGGCCGTTTAACAAAAATTCTGGCGTTATTAAACcatgtgtatttattattttttccccgTCACTGGACCCCTGAGGTACATACTATAATTACAGCGTGGTTTCTGCCAGTGCACTACTTAGGTTTCACATCCAGTGAAGCATTCATTCCAGCCAGAGTGTTCAACCAATTGTTGATTATCACATGAATGTCTTCAGTACAAATGTCTGGAATCAATGCATccagcctcctcctcagagCTTACTGTGTCTGAGTAGTAGTCTTGGAATATTTACGCACACAtcggcatgcacgcacacacaaacatgcacaggcCCGCACACAGACTGCAATCGCTACATCCTTTGCTACAAATCGTTTTTTTCATGTTATCATCCGTGGGTTGTTACAGATTTGATTTCACAATTGATTTCAACACAGACAtgccgcgtgtgtgtgggtgtatatctGACGTTTGAACcgtgtgtcgtgtgtgcgtatgccgACTGTTGGCAAACAGTGACTCACAATTTAATTTCACAattgaggtgtgtgtctgtttgcggtTGCCAGCAATCCAAAATCTATTAGGTTACGTCAGGGAAGGGAGAAggtagttaaaaaaaacaagtacACGATGAGTGTGTGGCTCTTACTTTTGTTCAAACTCGATGAAAGTACAATGAAAGTGGTCACTCTCTACTCAGAAGAAGGTCAGTTTTTGATAATGCCATGACATGTACTACCTAGATGCAAGCTAGGTCAGACTAGCTCATCAGCTAACCCTGTAAAATTCAGACCTAATTTGATAGATTTATTTTCACAGCTAAAGGTCAGGACAAGTCAGCACTCGCTTGAAGCTAACTCAATGCATTGTAAAGTTGTGACAAGGTCACCTACAAAAGGTACCTCAATATGGAAAATGCTGCCATTGATCCCATGCTAGGCGAGTGCTCTTCCATTTGGCTGATTCCCCTGGTGCAGCTCTCTTCCACTGAGTAGTAAGGTTACCAGATATAAGTGTTAACCCATCTCCAACACACATGACTCACACAGACATACTCTCACACAGGCACTGGGCTCTCCAACAGTAAGTACGGAAAGTGTCCCCAGCCTATAAATAACGCATGATGAGCAGCAATATTGCACAACATAACAGATATAATAGACACAGCTCTTCTTTGGAGTATTTACCTTCTGTGAACACACTGTTCCACTTCCAGGATGTCAGAAATCAGATACATACCTACAATATCTTGGAATGTAACAAAACCTAAAATCCTACGTTAACCATAATAGGTTGCACCGCGGTCTAGACCGGTGAACAGCAATACGCCCGTGTGGAGTTAGAATTCAATCATGCAGGTCAAACATGGGTGTAAACACTTCATTCTCGGCTTGAAAATCCCTGCAGGGGACTAGGCACGCCGGGATGTAACGTTAGGAGACAGGACACTGTTTGAACACGTCGTTTCCCGATCCCTGCCAGACTGTGGTTGGTTACACCTAGGTTACACACAGCTAGATGGCCTACTGCCTAACTTCACCAAGTGAGAGAGATCCATGGAATCAAAACCAGAAGAGGTGCTTGATCCATCTCAATTGTTTTTGGTCTAGCTGGTTTGAGCTATTCATGAAAAGAATGGTATGGCGTAATGGCGACATTTTGATATCTTACCCATCCCCTGTAGGACCTcgtcacacgcatgcacacacttatacattaatacacacagacacatgcacccaAGAACACTGATTGTAGAGACAGATTGTATTtctgtctcactcacacacacacacacacacacacacacacacacacacacacacacacacacacacacacacacacacacacacacacacacacacacacacacacacacacacacacacacacacacacacacacacacacacacacacacacacacacatcctgttcACATCCGGAACAGGATCTATAAGCAAATAGAAAAAAATTCTAAAAGCAAAGAAACTCTGAACGGTGAGTTATCCTTTTCTGTGTAATTTTATCAACGATGC
This genomic window contains:
- the LOC132474670 gene encoding P2Y purinoceptor 3 — encoded protein: MPTTTHLSTESSFLGLLPFSSFYLGLELEPTVASALEGLTLVDSNVSRPSSPRCTYKEDFKRILLPAVYSLVFLIGLPLNSAVVLKIWRLRPNLSRNNIYMLNLAMADFLYVMSLPLLIYNYASHDYWPFGELACKMVRFQFYSNMHGSIFFLTCISLQRYVGICHPLASWHKEGGRRLAWIVCFGVWLVVALLCAPTFHFAATGTQRNRTVCYDMSRPDRSLDYYPYGMALTCLGFALPFLAVTACYCRMARLLCRPAAYQGVSGAAAASEKRDKAVRMIVVVVVVFAVSFLPFHLTKTLYLLVRTLPGAPCATRNLFSVVYKCTRPFASMNSVLDPILFYFTQPRYRQSTRRLLRRVTMLKDKGTSV